The DNA region GCCGCTCTCGCCTCgtcggcggcgacgacgacgacgtcCTTGACGCGTTGTATGTCCTCCTTTGACAGAGTGAAGGTGGCGAGGAGCTGGTCGGTGGACATCTTGACGAACTCCCTCTCCGCTCTGCCCGCCACGGCTCCGAGGAATACGTCGTAGAGGCGGCGCGCGCTCGGGTCCGTGGTCACGAGAGTTCTGTCGATGATAGGAGGCGGAGGCGCGCCGGCGCCGGTGCTGGCGGCGACCCAGGTGTGGAAGAAGCGCGTGGAGGAGGCGCCGTCGCAGGCGGCGTGGAGCAGAGCCATGCCGATGGcgaggccgcgtccgccgcgcaGCACGGTGGCCTGCAGGGCGAGCACCGCGCCGCCGTCCGGGAGAGGTGGCACGAGCGGTAAGATCTTGGCGACCTCCCTTGGCCCGTCCGTGGCCAGCTCGTTTACGTCGACGTCGCACTCGGCGACGGTGAAGGCGACGCCGTCGCCGGGGTGGTGGTGCAGCTCGTAGCGGTCTGCGGTGCCGGGCGTGAGGCGAAGGCGACCGGCCAGCGGGTAGAAGGCGCCGAGAGCGTGGGAGAGGGACGTCTTGAGGTTGGAGAGGATGGCGGTCATGCCATTGCCGGCGTCGGGACCTGGGGCGTTAAGCCAGAGAACGTCTAAGAAGGTGAGCGGGAGGGAGGTCTCCGGCACCGGAGGGGTCAGCGAGGGCGCTACGACGGCGCTCTCGAGGACGCGGAGCCGCGGAGAAGCTGGGTCGTCCTCCATTAATTGCTCCTTATCCTTAAGCTAGCAGACAAGGGCAGCTTGGTGAACGCATATGGCCTTACACGTACAGGTAGCTAGTTTAATAGTTTGGGCAATGCTACACGTATGTAACGAATTTTACGTCATATACGTAATGGGTTGCTTTTGATTGGATGAATCAGGGAAGAGGGCCCACCCAGTTTAAAATCAAGGGATTTATTGATTAGGGATGAAAAGTCACGTAACATTACGTACCTTTTACGTAGGTTTAGCATTTTTGAGTTTAATATATGGTATAGTTATCCCTTCGTTTTGTTTAGTCTATATAAAATTTGGTCAAAATTAAAATTTCTTAACTTTGACTAAGTTTATTGAAAAACATATCAAAATTTAAAATATGAAACTAATATTATTagatgcatcatgaaattagttttcataacATATAgatttagtattgtagatgttgatacTTTTCTTACATAGTTAGTCAATATTTACAAAATTTGACTTCGTCAAATATTGTATCCAAACTAAGAAACCAGATGTCGTAGTATCAATTATGGCGACGAGTTGTACGGCTACTCGTATACGTTATGAGCTAACCTTGGCTAGCCTACAACAAAGCGAAAAATTGAGCGGTGCCGGTAGGTACGACCACGTACCTGCCCATACCTAGCCAACTGGGCAATGACACCTTGCATTGTATACGTATATGCGCATGTTTGTTTAAGAAagtattttatttaaaaaaagaTAGGTATTTTAGCTGCTGGCCCATCACTGCGTAACTTTACATAGAGGAGCACAGTAATATGACAGACTCATTCTCTCTCTTCTCGGAAATAATAAATTCAACCTATTCTTTTCCATTGACTAATTTGAAACATCCATATATTTGTTTTTGAAACTACCTTTTATATTTTAACTCCTTGCACCAAAACTTTAAAACGAAACCAACCTTCGATATTTTTCAACCACGTTTGAACCTATATTTCAAATTTTGAAATAATCAGTTTTCACATCGATACAATACAATTTCACTTTCCGTAGTTACTATTTCACAAATCCAAACATACATTTCACTTTCGCTAGCTTGTTTCACAAATATAGCATCTATTTCAATTACACATTTCTCAAATAACTTATTTCACTCTTTGAAATAAATTGTTCCACATTTTCAAATAATCAGTTTCACAGTGATACATTACAATTTTACTTTTTGTGGTTAATATTTCACAATTCAGAACCTACATTTCATTTTTCACTGGCTTGTTTCACAAAATATTTATATTTCAATTGCACGTTTCACAAATCACCTATTTCACCCTTTTGAAATAAATTGTTTGACATCTTATATTTACTAATGGAGACGCTGCCATGGCT from Triticum urartu cultivar G1812 unplaced genomic scaffold, Tu2.1 TuUngrouped_contig_7091, whole genome shotgun sequence includes:
- the LOC125531436 gene encoding phenolic glucoside malonyltransferase 1-like, which codes for MEDDPASPRLRVLESAVVAPSLTPPVPETSLPLTFLDVLWLNAPGPDAGNGMTAILSNLKTSLSHALGAFYPLAGRLRLTPGTADRYELHHHPGDGVAFTVAECDVDVNELATDGPREVAKILPLVPPLPDGGAVLALQATVLRGGRGLAIGMALLHAACDGASSTRFFHTWVAASTGAGAPPPPIIDRTLVTTDPSARRLYDVFLGAVAGRAEREFVKMSTDQLLATFTLSKEDIQRVKDVVVVAADEARAAPPRCSSLVATFGFIWSCYQRAKHDDAANGGGPTYFLFTVDHRSRMKPHPVPAEYLGNCVGVALHGAPKAQLAAVGAGRPPAAG